tagagataaagttTCCAAAGGAACTTTTATACGTTAAAGTAGAcgtacaggatcctgggggtggggggaggggttcgggctaggattgccttttgcccttagcaaagtattaacagggaggcagttgagtccctagaggcaTGTCACTccgcctgtttcaaggacttgtccgTGGGCTCTAGGgcgtaaggaaatttaataatttttcttctgcctttgtttcccacatcaatacAATCAAGTCAAATTGCCTTAGGAGAGCAGAATGTAAAAGATCTAGGAAAAAGAGAACAAGGTAGTCCAGAAAGCCATCAGGCAAGGGCACAGGAACATAGAGggcatttaaatataaaagagtgAGAACAGATACTCATCGCGAAAGaatgcactttctttttttggagatttatttctttaagtcatctctgcacccaacCTGAGGCTCGAACCcaaaaccctgaaatcaagagaccCACGCTGCACCCTGGGAGCCAGCCAGCGCCCCCAAAGAacactttcattattttcctttcaggaaACAGGAAAGGGCGATTTTAGGACCTTCCCTTATCCTGGTGCACTTAGTTCCATTTTTATTGGCTTTTCTTTGGCTACACTGACCTATGAAAGGACTTCAAGGTCAGTTTCCTTACGACTTTGATTCTCTACTCAGCCGGCAACTTCAGGATCACGTGGAAAGCTTGAACCAACGGCGGTGCTCACTCCGGAGGAATTAAATCCCAAAATCTGCGGTGAACCCTAACCTGGCACTGTTTTAAAGGTTCCCGCCCGAGTGCGCGAGTCTGCAGGGGTGAGAACCACCGCGGGTCGGAGCCTAAGCCCCGCCTCCTCTCGCGGGAAGCAACCAAAATTGGGCGCAAACCTCGCGCCCACAAGGGAGGCGCTCCCTTTGACACACTCAGGGCGGAGACGCGGCGTGCGCCCTCCCGACCGCTAGGGGGCGAGCCGCGCGCATTTAGCGCACATTTTCCGGCGTGTAGCCGGGTCGACCCCACGGTGCGCATGCTCGATGCGTCCCGGAGGTCGCCAGCGCCGGTGTTTTCCCACGTGCAGCGTGAAGCAGAGGACGTCATGTTGTAAGGAGATGGGGGCCTCGGTGTCTCGCGCAATCAGGAATTTCAACCTAGAGAACCGGGCGGAACGGGAAATCAGCAAGATGAAGCCCTCTCCcgctcccaggcacccctccaccaAGAGCCTCCTGCGAGAGCAGATGAGCTGTAAGTGGTGCAAGGGCACGTCGGAACTCCGCGCGCGGGCTCCCGGGGCGGGCTGGGCGCCGGGGGGTCTTGGTCCCGTGGCAGGGGTGACCAGGGTCGGCGGCAATGACCCGTCAGCCGAGCGCGGCGAGGTGGAGCTCCCAGGCCGTGACATTGAGAGAGTCCCAGTGCGCCTGCGGTGGAGTGACGGCTCAGCCCACTTGATAGTTCCGGAGACGGCGGCCGCTGCCCCAGTTGTCCTGGCCCTTCGAGGCTCTTATCTTTACTGTCTACCACCGACTTGCTGCAGGGAATCCCAAAATGGAAGGCCTCATGTTCTTCGGAAGGTGCACTATGGGTGTCTTCACAGAACGATGGACGCCGAGCCCGACCTAGCATTTTGATTGACATGTACAATACTTCCCGTATTGTCCGAGTGATtgtttattaaacaaaaaattaaaagtggctGTCTTGCGTTGTGTTAGGATCTTAGTGgaaattttctttggttttaatatcgtgacattctttttctttccataggCCATCCAGAAATTAAGGGAGAAATTGCTAGAAAAGATGACAAACTGCTGTCGTTACTAAAAGATGTGTATGTTGATTCCAAAGATCCGGTGTCTTCTGTGCAGGTAGTGTGTGTTTTAATTCAGATAAGTAATTTAACTTTTTTGTGCTCCAGGAAAACGATTAAGAGAAGTGTGGTAGGTAGTAAAAGAGAGTGAGTGCTCTGCACGTTTAAAACTGTCAGTGTAGTTGTGACCAGATTACAGTGCATTGGCAAAACTTAAGCATAGTGGTGATATTATTTCACAATTTATAGGATTTGATAAAGTACTTCTAGTGGTTGTCATTTGAATCACCAAAGGAAGGCTTTAATACTATTTTCTTATCCTTCAGTGTTTTGTTCTAATCTGAGGGATTCCTTTAGTGTTGTGTtgttggtgtttgtttttgttttttaaagatatattcagTTAGGAAATGTAAAAATTGGGAGATGACGGAATACACTGGGAATCAGAACCTATATGTAAATCTGTATATAAACACCACGCACAAGTGCTTTGTATATAGTTATGAACAAAGCAGACCTACTCTTTGCTCTCAGTGCTTAGAATATTGTGAGGGACACAGATTAAACAGATGAGCAACCATAAGTACATAATTACTGATACATCTGTGAAGGACAAGTAGAGGGACCTGTTTGTGATTGGATGGGGTGGCTTCTGAGAAAGTGACATCTAAGCCCCAGCCTGAAGGATGAGTCAGAGTTAACTAGATGAGTTTGTTGGGGCAGGCAGGTTCTAAGTAGGGGGAAGAGTTTGATTAAAGGAGAGAGAAGTGCCAATGACAACTCCCAGATTGCTTTCCATTCTAAAGTTCTCTGGTACTCTGTCTACATAGGCAATACTGTTTGCACAGATAGagttattaatataattttcattagATAAGTGAAATAAAGTTCATGTAAAATAAGGTTTGTGAGTTGTTGCGTATAATAGCAATTATAGGGTTCATTTATCACCAGATGTTCCCATAAAAAAGAAGTGTTGCTGTTCATGTTCTTTGTGTTGAGAATACTTCCATCAATAACAGGTGTTGAATAATACTTCCAACTGTTGTTTCTCATGCTATACTAAATCATGCATTCAAAAATTGGCCCTTGGGgagtgaaaaaaatttaacagttttTACAAATATAGTTACATAGATACAATACATAGAGAGATACACAgtggtattaaaattttatgGGGGGTATTAGGAAAAGTCTGAAAAGACGCATGGGGGAACGACAATGAAGAAGTTGAAGTACCTGTTTATGttttgtccccttttctcttttgggTAGTTCCTAGTTTTCTTAATGATTTGTGATGTCTCTATAGACATTAGTGGTATCATgtcaaataatttgtttttgcaTGGCTTTTTAACTTAATGCTGTTCAGAATTCCGTCAAATATGTTGGCCTTTTTGTTCTTCATGGTATTGGAAGTCTGGACTCAACTCTAACATGAAAAcggttttctgtattttctttcagtacttttatgactgtatattttatattaaagtctTTATTTGGCAATAAATGTAGTGTTTGGTGTGTGGAGATCTTTTCTCCTAGATGGTCAGTTGTCTAAATACAATTTATTGAATAACCCAGTCTTTTCTCCACTCACTTAAAATGCTAATACATACAAGTCTGTTTATGGATTCATCAGTTctagttatttttctattttaacactAGGAtcatattatattaattaatggAGCTTTGTAATGTGTCTTGATATCTTTTTCCCCAAAAGTTTCATGGCTGTtgtcacacttttttttcccctgcagatGAACTTGAGAATCACATTGTCAGGTtctttaattagttaattaaaaagatttatttatttgaggggcacctggttggctcagtcgttaagcatctgccttcggctcaggtcatggtcccggggtcctgggatcgagccccgcatcgggctccctgctccgcgggaagcccgcttctccctctcccactccccctgcttgggttccctctcttgctgtgtctctctctgtcaaataaataaaatcttaaaaaaaaaaaatctttaaaaaaacatattatttgAGAGCACGCATGCGTGTGCTTAAGCGCAGGGTGGCAGGGGGTGCTGTGTGGGGGAGCTTGGGGGTGGCATTTCTCAAtcagactcccccctgagtgcagagctctATGCAAggctcatctcacaaccctgagatcctgacctgagccgaaatcaaagagtcaaatgcttaactgactgagccacccaggcacccctcaaattgtCTCGTTCTTTAATAAGTCTGGTTTGGATTCTGAGTGTAATTGGAATGTGTAGATTAATTTGAGAATTAGCATCTTTGTATTACTGAATCTTTGGGGGATAGAGGGAAAGCTGTTACTGTGGGATCTTTTTTCACCCTAAGTTTTTAAACTATTAATTGCCAGTGTGTCAAAAAGTGAGTGATTTTTGTATTGCAGCTACCCGCATTGCGAAGTTATTATTGGTTTTACAGTTGATTCTGTTATTTCTCTGAAGATACTATCATCAGCGTAGAATTacagttttcctttctcatatttatattacttttatgtGTAGCGTTAGCATAGCAGTGAAAGCTGGTATTCTGCCCTCTTCCTTCACACAGGGTGCCTCTGCTGTTTCAGcattaattacaataaaatggtaaggtttctgattaaaaaataccTCTGTCACAtttgagacttttatttttaacttgctaAGAGTCTTAATCAAAagaggatgttgaattttatcaagttTTTCTGAGTGTCATAATTTCAGTATTTAATGTTCATCAGAAGGGAAATTTGAATTAAGGTAGATATGGAGTAGAAGGACTACCTGGGGATGTAAAGTTAAGAGAGGCTTTGAGTTTTGGAAAGTGAAGAAGTTGGGAAGAGTGTTTCAAATCAAAGTTAACAGTGTAAAGGTAGGAGTGTGTGATGCCTCTGAGAAGAGTTCATTACAGTCAGGGGAGAGCCTGACAATACGTTTGGGAGAAATGGGGTAGGATGGAGGTAATAGGGACCCAGTCAGGAAGGTCCGTATTTGTTGTGCtaaggaatttgcattttatcttGAGGACAGTGGGAAGTCTTTGAAGAGTTTCACATCAGATTGGCTTCAGAATGGGCTGGGAGGGAACAAAATGCATTTCATTCAGTCACAGGACACCATCTGGGAGGCTTTTGTAGCCCTTCCCACAAGATTCATTGGCTTGGACTAGGGTGATGTCATGACGGGAAGAGAAGTGAATGTGGGTTTAAGAGGGACTTAGAAGTCACTATCAAGGGGCACCTTaacctcagttggttaagcgtctgccttcggctcaggtcatgatcccagggtcctgggatcgggtccctcattgggctccctgctcagtggggagcttgcttctgcttctgcctgcagctccccctgcttgtgcttgctctctttctgtgtcaaataaataaataaaatctaaaaaaaaaaagaagaagaagtagtcATATCAACAGGATTTGGTCCTTGAttgtgagggagagggagatgtcaAGTATAACAGAGGCTTTAAGTTTTGGAATGGGATATGGAGGGAAGTGATACTGGTCACGGGAGATGGAGAATATGGGGATAGAATTGGATTTTCAGAGGAAAGGGTTAAGTTCAGTTTTATGTTGATTTTGAGGTgattgtagattaaaaaaaatttttttttttatagattttatttatttatttgagagagagaatgagatagagagagagcacgagagggaagagggtcagagggagaagcagactccccgctgagcagggagcccgatgcgggactcgatcccgggactccaggatcatgacctgagccgaaggcagtcgcttaaccaactgagccacccaggcacccgaggtgATTGtagatttaaagaattttttaaaatattttttaaagttttttattgagagagagaacgtgtatGCACATgcgtgtgcagggggagggggagagtgagagagaatcctcaagcagacgccctgctgagtgcagagcccagtgtgtggggctggatctcacaaccctgagatcccagcctgagccgaaatcaagggttggatgctcaaccaactgagccacccaggtgccccattgagGTGCTTGTAGAGATTATCCAAGTAAAGATGCCCATTAGACTTTTGGGAATTTAGATCTGTAAGTAAGAAGAAAGGTCTAGGTTTGAGATCACTTTTGGAAGTTATTAACATATAGGTAGTAATGAAGCCCAAGGGGTATGTGGGATTACTTCAGTAGAATGTAAGCAGTAAAAAGAGGGCCTGGGCCAGAATTTGGAGCACGCTGACCTTCAGGGGGCAGCTGAAGGAAAACAAGTCtacaagaagaaagaaggaaccaCTGGCGAGACAGATGGAAACTTAGGAGGAGGAGTGTCATGGAAACCAAAGGGAGAGATGATTATGGGTGTGTTGGAGTGGTCAGCAGCATCAGATGCTCTCGTGAGTCATATAAAGCCTAAAAATTGTCCTCTGCATTGAGATCTAATCCTGGATTGGAAATCACAGATATCAATTATCTTGAAGGCTCAACTAAGAAGGAAACTGGCCATAAAAGAAGTGTtggttcttgggcgcctgggtggctcagttggttaagcaactgccttcagctcaggtcatgatcctggagtcccgggatcaggtcccgcatcgggctccctgctcagcgaggagcctgcttctccctctaaccctccctcctctcatgtactctctctctctctctctcattctcgttctctcaaataaataaataaataaatctttaaaaaaaaaaaaaaaaaagaagtgttggtTCAGGTTtggtgggcatttttttttttttaagattttatttatttatttgacctagacacagtgagagagggaacacaagcagggggagtgggagagggagaagcaggcttcccgctgagcagggagcccaatgcagggctggatcccaggaccctgggatcatgacctgagccgaaggcagatgcttaacgattgagccacccaggtgccccttggtgggcatttttaaaaggtagtgACTTAcggcatttttatattttgaccaAATAGCAGCAGTAGGCAGGGTGcaattgaaagaaaaaggaaaaaggaatgatTGGCATGGCCAAGTAATGAACAACACACAGAGCACAATGCAGGGATTGCACTTGGTTGggacagacagatggaaagaTAAGTATGCATATGTTGTTTTGGGTCTGTTGGGTATTGGAAGCacaagtttattttctctcaagGCAGGATCTCTAGCAATATTTGAATTCATTTAAGGTGTTTGGAGGCATTGAATATGAAATACAAAACTAGGAAATGGAGATTTTCGAGTAAGATCTCAGGGCATCAGAATTCTGCCCTTGTAAAGCAGTTTTAATCTAAtccattcatttttgttttttttttttaagattttatttatttatttgatagagagagggagagcacaagcagatggagtggcagggagagggagaagcaggctccccactgaggaaggagcccaacgtggggctcgatcccaggactctgggatcatgacctgagccgaaggcagccgcttaactgactgagccacccaggcgcccctttgttgTTCTTTAATATACATGAAATAATGCGGTGAGTGGATGGTATACATTCAGTTGTTATTTTCTAGAACGACCTAAATTTCTTAATGGTGATTGAGCTATAGTTATGTAATGGCAGGGGGGCAAAAGTACCATCAAATTATGTGTCATTGTAATGAGAAAATGTAGTTTGGAGAAGCATGTGTAGTATTTATTTGAAGTAGTGGGGATTTGAGAAGCGTGGAAGGAGATGtcaaatcttttctctctcttgtcttgaaagacttgtttttgtttttgatactaGGTAAAAGATGGTGGAACACGTCAAGAGCCAAAGGAGTTCAGATTGGCAAAAGGCGGTGACTTTAACATGATAAGTATCAAGAACATTCCCAAAGGCAAAATATCCATTGTAGAGGCATTGACACTTCTCAATAATCATAAACTTTATCCGGAAACGTGGACTGCTGAGAAAATAGCAGAAGAGTACTATCTAGAACAGAAAGATGTAAAATCCCTTCTCAAGTATTTTGTTACTTTTGAAGTCAGAATCTTGCCCCCTGAAGACAAGAAAGCGATAccatcaaaatgaagaaaattttgaaattacttttccTATATGTAGTCCCCGTTCCCATGCCCTGTTTAGTTTCTCGTTTTCAGCATGttaaattatacaaattaatGAATGTTTAAAGCTCCCTTCTTGGGAGAGCGTACTATTTATTGGGCTTTGCTGAGTTTTCAGGATTGCTGATCGAatgaattttgtttcttgtgcAGTTTAATTTGGTTTAGGTATATGTTCATATGTAATATCAGCAAGCCTAATcagcatatatataaatttatgataaaaaactTAAAGTGTAATTTTAGGCAAATCATATCATCAGCTTTTAGACTGGTCATATGGCCTCTTGGGAAATGTCCTGAATCTTTCATTTAACATTGAAAGTTTCGCCGTCCAATTTAGGTGGTTAATTTATTCTTCCTGTGGAATTGTGAAAGTAAGAGTTTTCCTAACTCTTAGGACTGTGATCTTTTCTTGTTAGGGAAAGGGAGACTTGACAGCGAGGTAGGATAACAGTATTTCCCAAATGAAAGCAGGCAGGAAAgtggatacaaaatcaatagaaAGTACATTTTATTATTACAGGGAATAAGAGCGAGGACTTCTCTTGTTTTGAACTGTTTTATTTAAGTATGgaataacttcttaaaattataaaaaggaattgGTATTTACATAATTTTAGCAATCTCTGTTTTGACAACAGATCCAAAAGCTTTCAGAGAGGCAGGTAGTTGTGGGACAGTCACTTCTCTGGatttaatatagaaatataagaaaattgtaAAGGGTTAAATCACAGAACCATGGTAAAGGAAATTTAGTGAcgaattatatatatgttttctaatttaaatgctggttgaaagagaggaaaaaattgcAAGAAGTTTAAAATTTGAACATTGGAAGGGACCTGGGAAATTACTGCTTCATCCATTGGACCAACTTAAAAGAGTACAGTGTGTACCAGTGCTAGGGTCTTGAGTGAGATCATCGAAGTTTAGCTGTGTCGTATTACCACTTGTGGGATCTTGGGTAGATTGTGTAACCTCTTTGAGACTGAATTTCCTCTATGAAATGAGTATAATGCTGCCTTATTTAAATCTAATGGTTACTGTGAGGATAAATGATAATAAAGGACTGAAAGAATATGACTTATTTTTTGCAGTTAAGAACAGAGGGCTGGGGAAGTTTCATGACTTGTTTAGGATTATTATCTCGTTTATGACATAGCTGGGCCCAGAATCTAGGTTTTCAGATTCCTCGTGGCatgtttttttttgctgtgccAAAAAGAAGCTTATTTCAGAAGAGCAGAAAGTGCAAGTTGTAGGAACATTGGAGAATGTGGTAAGAAAAATTCCAGGTTATCTGTGTCTTTCTAAAGGAAGGCAGACATTTGCTACTTCCCAGAGATTCCCTTGGAAATGGTCTGGAAGATGCTGAGGAATTCAGCATGATGATGGAATGAAGCATTTGCAATGctgagaagggaaaaatggacTGAGATGggaatttttaaacatgttttcagCAGCAGTTTCTCTATGTGAATAAACTGTATCTTGTTTATTGTGGTTCAAAACAGTTCTTTTAAGAAAACAACTgtataaaattgcattttaaaactcTGGTAAATTAGTCATCAAAACTGCTTTCCTTTATCAAATAAAGGTCAGTACTTGAATTACTAAGACTGCTATTTCTGAGCCATCTTCCCTATTCAAATCTATACTGTGGTTAGGCTTCTGTAAATCTGGCTGTTATATGATGTCACATGATCAAATAAAGTACTTCCCAAATCTTCTATTGGTCTCTCACTGCTCTTTATTGTATGGAGAGCGTTTGGGTAGTAGTGATGTCACAGAAAGCATGGAGTTTAGATTCAGAAAACCTGGGTGTAGATCTCAGCATTGCCATTAGCCATGTGATCTCTGAAGTGAAATGGGTAATAATTGAGAACATCTTAAAAGCAatgactagggcgcctgggtggctcagttggttaagtgactgccttcggctcaggtcatgatccccgagtgcCGGGATCAAGGCCCGCACTAGGCTCCCTGTGCAGCGGGGa
Above is a window of Zalophus californianus isolate mZalCal1 chromosome 7, mZalCal1.pri.v2, whole genome shotgun sequence DNA encoding:
- the NDUFAF4 gene encoding NADH dehydrogenase [ubiquinone] 1 alpha subcomplex assembly factor 4, with protein sequence MRPGGRQRRCFPTCSVKQRTSCCKEMGASVSRAIRNFNLENRAEREISKMKPSPAPRHPSTKSLLREQMSCHPEIKGEIARKDDKLLSLLKDVYVDSKDPVSSVQVKDGGTRQEPKEFRLAKGGDFNMISIKNIPKGKISIVEALTLLNNHKLYPETWTAEKIAEEYYLEQKDVKSLLKYFVTFEVRILPPEDKKAIPSK